The nucleotide sequence GAAAGTATCCAAGGAGGAGCAGGTTTTATCGAACCCCAAAACGACTATCTTATCAAGGTAAAACGCCGTTGTGAAGAGGTGGGAGCCCTGCTTATCATCGATGAAATACAACCAGGTTTCGGACGTACCGGCAAGCTCTTTGGTTTCCAAAACTATGGCTTTACCCCTGATATTATCGCAATAGGCAAGGGTATGGCAAGCGGTATGCCGGTAGGGGCATTCGTGTCGTCATATGAGCGTATGCAACTCTTGGCACACAGTCCTAAAATGGGACATATCACTACCTTTGGAGGCAACCCCGTGATAGCAGCTGCCTCGTTGGCAACCCTCAACCAGCTACTCACTACCGACCTAATGGCTCAAACCTTGGAGAAAGAAAAACTCTTCCGCAAGTATTTGCAACACCCACTCATTGAAAGCGTGAACGGTAAAGGACTGATGTTAGCAGTTATCGTTAAGACTGCCGAAATCGCCGATTTTGTAGTGAATTACTGTCAGGATAGGGGACTCATTGTGTATTGGCTCTTGTTTGAACACCGCGCCGTGCGACTTTCTCCTCCACTTACCCTTACAGAAGAAGAAATAAAAGAAGGCTGTGATATTATCTTGGAAGCATTGAATCAAGTAGAGAAATCATTCTAAATTATTGCTATCTACATTTAATTTCATTTTAATCGAAGCTAAAGCGAACCTAAGGCGAATCTAAACCGAAGTTAAGACGAAAAATAGGTGGAATAGAATTAGGAAGCAATCGGTTATAATTGCAATTTATTTATTATCTTTGCCCAAAATAAGTTTTTTGAACTTACTAATTATCCATTGTAAATTGTTAATTGAAAATATATGTCTGCAATCCTAAACTCATTATTAGACAACGATTTTTACAAATTCACTATGCAATGTGGCGTAGTGCAGTTATTTCCTAAAAACAAGGCACGTTACACTTTTATCAACCGTGGCAAACACGAGTTCCCCGATGGCTTTGCTGAGGCTTTGAGAGAAGAGGTGAACAATATGGCAAAACTGAAACTTACCAAAGCCGAAAAGCAGTTTTTGATAGATAACTGCCCCTATTTGAGTCCGCTGTATTTAGACTTTTTGGAAGGGTATCGCTATGATCCTTCGGAAGTACATATCGAACAAAACGGTAGCGACTTGCAGGTAACTGTTGAGGGCTACTGGTATCGCACGATACTTTGGGAAGTGCCCCTACTTTCTATAATTAGCGAGCTCTTCTATAAACTCACCAAAGCGACCGCTTGGACAGACGAGCAGGTGATAGCCAATACTCGTGAAAAAGAACTGTTATACAAAGAATTAGGAGTGGTATTTGCCGAGTTTGGTACCCGTCGTCGCCATTCGTATCACGTGCACGACATCGTGATGCATACCTTAATGGAAGGCTACAACCAAACCTTTATAGGCTCTAGCAATGTGCATTTTGCGATGAAATACAAGGTGAAACCTATAGGGACTCACGC is from Capnocytophaga ochracea DSM 7271 and encodes:
- a CDS encoding aspartate aminotransferase family protein — its product is MNQQQEFLKYQAPTSPYPRLLEVERAEGSYIYTTDGKRYLDFVAGVSACTLGHCHPAVVKAIQEQCATYMHVMVYGEYVQKPAVDFCKLLAEQLPPELNTTYLVNSGTEAIEGSVKLAKRATGRTQLIAAKNAYHGNTQGSMSLMGYEERKRAYRPLIPDVDFIEFNNEADILKITERTAGVVLESIQGGAGFIEPQNDYLIKVKRRCEEVGALLIIDEIQPGFGRTGKLFGFQNYGFTPDIIAIGKGMASGMPVGAFVSSYERMQLLAHSPKMGHITTFGGNPVIAAASLATLNQLLTTDLMAQTLEKEKLFRKYLQHPLIESVNGKGLMLAVIVKTAEIADFVVNYCQDRGLIVYWLLFEHRAVRLSPPLTLTEEEIKEGCDIILEALNQVEKSF
- the pncB gene encoding nicotinate phosphoribosyltransferase, translated to MSAILNSLLDNDFYKFTMQCGVVQLFPKNKARYTFINRGKHEFPDGFAEALREEVNNMAKLKLTKAEKQFLIDNCPYLSPLYLDFLEGYRYDPSEVHIEQNGSDLQVTVEGYWYRTILWEVPLLSIISELFYKLTKATAWTDEQVIANTREKELLYKELGVVFAEFGTRRRHSYHVHDIVMHTLMEGYNQTFIGSSNVHFAMKYKVKPIGTHAHEWFMFHAAEYSYKMANALSLEHWVDVYRGDLGVALSDTYTTDVFFKQFDKKFSKLFDGVRHDSGDPIVFAEKTIAHYKKMGIDPLSKYIIFSDGLNPKKVQAITEACKGKIGISFGIGTDLTNDVGLRPMNIVMKLTGVLTSDNEWVPTVKLSDEPNKHTGDPRMIELAKGILAIS